In Oscillospiraceae bacterium, the DNA window CCTATTTCAAACAGCTTGCTGCCTGGCATGACCGCCATCCTAAAGTCTGCGCGGTATATAATTACCTGAAACGCGAAACCCTGCTTAACGATTTGCGTAAATCAGGTATAACAGTGGATAAGGATAAATTAAACACATTTAAAAAGAACGGCGAAAAGAAATCAGAAAAGGAATTACAGGACGAAATATATAAACAATTCGTACGATTTTCTGTAGAAATTCCGGGAGATTTAAAACCGTGTCTTTGGAAAGATGACACCGTTACTGTCGCGTGGCAGAATTATCAAGCTGAGCTCGATGAAGGTGTTATTGAACTATGTTATGTATTAGGTAAAGTATGTCCCACGGTTTTAAAACATCCAGGAGGAATAAATCCTTATACAAACGGAGCAAAGCTGATAAGCAGTAACGATTCTACGAATTATTCATTTCGTGGTAGATTTTCTGTACCTGAGCAGGCAAATGTAATCAGCGCCGAAGCAAGCGGCAAGGCTCACGCAATGTTAAAATATCTGATTGCGACTCAGGGATATAAGTGCGGCACGCAGGCAATAGTCGCCTGGGCAGTCGACACAGGCGAAGCTGCTCTCAATCCTTTCGCGTCTTCTGATGAATTTTTCGGGGATGACGAGTCAGTAAAAACAGATTCTGATAAACTTATTGGTTCGCAGGATGTTCTGGCTACGGATTATGCCAAAAGGCTACGCAATGCGTATTGCGGCGTTGGTAATGCCGGTAAATTGCGTAAAACAACACGACAGATAGCTGTCATCGTAGTCGATGCGGTAACAAAAAATTCAGGGCGTATGAGTGTTACATATTATCAGGACATACATGAAAACGAATATATAGAGCGTGTTGTACTGTGGCATGAACAATGCTGCTGGTGGTTTCGAAAAGATAAGAGGGAATATAAATCCGCTCCGAGCGTAGACAGAATTATTGAAGCGGTATATGGAGAGCCAAAGGGAGAGGGATACGAAAAAATTAAGAAACAAACCCGGGAGCGGCTGCTGCACGATATAATCTGCGGTGAGCATATAGACAGTGGATGGGTAAAGGCTGCGGTAAACCGCGTTTCAAATCCGTTTTCGTATAGCAAAGAAGATGGTGGCTGGGACAAGTCAACATGGGAGACGGCAATAAGCGTGACTTGCGCTATTACAAGAAAATATTTTTTTAATAAAAAGGAGGATTTTTCATTGGAACTGGAAAATGAATGTCGCGATCGAAGCTATCTTTATGGCCGGCTGCTTGCGATCGCAGAAAAAATTGAGAGTCATGCACGTTATCTGCAAACCGGAAAGGACAACTCGGATAAACGTCCTGTCAACGCAATACGGTATATGACTATCTTTACAGCAAAGCCCTTCCGCACGTGGGCACTG includes these proteins:
- the cas8c gene encoding type I-C CRISPR-associated protein Cas8c/Csd1 — its product is MNWFNNLALTYDNVPEIVGIPDEKGNVLLPSNHMTKKTDIIVIIDSEGEFRHAEYSDAVIVIPCTEKSSSSRSGKAISPHPLHEELGYICYDEKKREAYFKQLAAWHDRHPKVCAVYNYLKRETLLNDLRKSGITVDKDKLNTFKKNGEKKSEKELQDEIYKQFVRFSVEIPGDLKPCLWKDDTVTVAWQNYQAELDEGVIELCYVLGKVCPTVLKHPGGINPYTNGAKLISSNDSTNYSFRGRFSVPEQANVISAEASGKAHAMLKYLIATQGYKCGTQAIVAWAVDTGEAALNPFASSDEFFGDDESVKTDSDKLIGSQDVLATDYAKRLRNAYCGVGNAGKLRKTTRQIAVIVVDAVTKNSGRMSVTYYQDIHENEYIERVVLWHEQCCWWFRKDKREYKSAPSVDRIIEAVYGEPKGEGYEKIKKQTRERLLHDIICGEHIDSGWVKAAVNRVSNPFSYSKEDGGWDKSTWETAISVTCAITRKYFFNKKEDFSLELENECRDRSYLYGRLLAIAEKIESHARYLQTGKDNSDKRPVNAIRYMTIFTAKPFRTWALIYSQINPYIQRLDGADWYQRQIDEIMSKFESGDYESDKPLDGKYLLGYSLQRKCLYNTNNKEE